In a single window of the Natator depressus isolate rNatDep1 chromosome 24, rNatDep2.hap1, whole genome shotgun sequence genome:
- the LOC141977184 gene encoding uncharacterized protein LOC141977184 isoform X2: MEARTVTMKIQETPSAPPHRTRPARLSASTQRAKGRGSCAPASRCSTPCKDASRPPARCSASSPSTLTPACPSTRWGATSVWGRTWSACYRRHRRCTQEQTDRHVQKNTSRDLYARMASPHTSLQEKGAIVRDFHQATLGIFGSVGGPVVAVLLRNASLSERLEAALQEAEASPVLRLPMDALRRSSEEIARAVSACAAPGGPAGETAAGPPENGPFSGTGVVQSLGDYLPDALTGRCARNALAAAAGHLEEALRALAPACKSFQLAAAAAEVYVALITEQQPGTGEGLGQNPPGVAH, from the exons ATGGAAGCCAGAACTGTCACAATGAAGATACAAGAGACGCCCTCGGCTCCGCCGCACCGAACTCGCCCTGCGCGGCTGTCAGCTTCaa CACAGAGAGCGAAAGGGAGAGGCTCGTGCGCGCCAGCCAGTCGCTGCTCGACTCCCTGCAAGGATGCATCTCGGCCACCCGCGCGCTGCTCTGCATCCTCACCCAGCACCTTGACACCAGCGTGCCCCTCAACCCGGTGGGGGGCGACGTCGGTGTGGGGGAGAACCTGGAGCGCCTGCTACAGGCGGCACAGGAGATGCACGCAGGAGCAGACGGACAGACACGTGCAGAAGAACACCAGCCGGGACCTGTACGCCCGcatggcctccccccacacctcgcTGCAGGAGAAGGGGGCCATTGTCCGGGACTTCCACCAGGCCACCCTGGGGATCTTCGGCAGCGTGGGTGGCCCCGTGGTGGCCGTGCTGCTGCGGAACGCCAGCCTCTCCGAGCGGCTGGAGGCGGCTCTGCAGGAGGCGGAGGCCTCCCCGGTGCTGCGCCTGCCGATGGACGCCCTGCGCCGGAGCAGTGAGGAGATCGCCAGGGCCGTGTCTGCTTGTGCCGCCCCTGGGGGCCCAGCTGGGGAAACGGCTGCAGGGCCCCCCGAGAACGGCCCCTTCTCCGGGACCGGTGTGGTGCAGAGCCTGGGCGACTACCTGCCCGATGCCCTCACGGGGCGCTGTGCTAGGAACGCCCTGGCAGCAGCCGCCGGGCACCTGGAGGAGGCGCTCCGGGCTCTGGCACCGGCCTGCAAGTCTTTCCAGTTGGCGGCTGCCGCAGCTGAGGTCTACGTGGCCCTGATCACGGAGCAGCAGCCGGGAACGGGAGAGGG
- the LOC141977184 gene encoding uncharacterized protein LOC141977184 isoform X1, translated as MEARTVTMKIQETPSAPPHRTRPARLSASTLRCSPCSSAQRAKGRGSCAPASRCSTPCKDASRPPARCSASSPSTLTPACPSTRWGATSVWGRTWSACYRRHRRCTQEQTDRHVQKNTSRDLYARMASPHTSLQEKGAIVRDFHQATLGIFGSVGGPVVAVLLRNASLSERLEAALQEAEASPVLRLPMDALRRSSEEIARAVSACAAPGGPAGETAAGPPENGPFSGTGVVQSLGDYLPDALTGRCARNALAAAAGHLEEALRALAPACKSFQLAAAAAEVYVALITEQQPGTGEGLGQNPPGVAH; from the exons ATGGAAGCCAGAACTGTCACAATGAAGATACAAGAGACGCCCTCGGCTCCGCCGCACCGAACTCGCCCTGCGCGGCTGTCAGCTTCaa CCCTGCGATGCTCTCCCTGTTCTTCAGCACAGAGAGCGAAAGGGAGAGGCTCGTGCGCGCCAGCCAGTCGCTGCTCGACTCCCTGCAAGGATGCATCTCGGCCACCCGCGCGCTGCTCTGCATCCTCACCCAGCACCTTGACACCAGCGTGCCCCTCAACCCGGTGGGGGGCGACGTCGGTGTGGGGGAGAACCTGGAGCGCCTGCTACAGGCGGCACAGGAGATGCACGCAGGAGCAGACGGACAGACACGTGCAGAAGAACACCAGCCGGGACCTGTACGCCCGcatggcctccccccacacctcgcTGCAGGAGAAGGGGGCCATTGTCCGGGACTTCCACCAGGCCACCCTGGGGATCTTCGGCAGCGTGGGTGGCCCCGTGGTGGCCGTGCTGCTGCGGAACGCCAGCCTCTCCGAGCGGCTGGAGGCGGCTCTGCAGGAGGCGGAGGCCTCCCCGGTGCTGCGCCTGCCGATGGACGCCCTGCGCCGGAGCAGTGAGGAGATCGCCAGGGCCGTGTCTGCTTGTGCCGCCCCTGGGGGCCCAGCTGGGGAAACGGCTGCAGGGCCCCCCGAGAACGGCCCCTTCTCCGGGACCGGTGTGGTGCAGAGCCTGGGCGACTACCTGCCCGATGCCCTCACGGGGCGCTGTGCTAGGAACGCCCTGGCAGCAGCCGCCGGGCACCTGGAGGAGGCGCTCCGGGCTCTGGCACCGGCCTGCAAGTCTTTCCAGTTGGCGGCTGCCGCAGCTGAGGTCTACGTGGCCCTGATCACGGAGCAGCAGCCGGGAACGGGAGAGGG